In Paracoccaceae bacterium Fryx2, a single genomic region encodes these proteins:
- the puhA gene encoding photosynthetic reaction center subunit H, with product MVGVNFFGDFDLASLAIWGFWAFFALLIYYLQTENMREGYPLETEDGNPSPNQGLFPLPAQKTFLLPHGRGTVTQPNGEREAREVALARTAVSEGFPHVPTGDPMVDGVGPASWAPRRDVPELDGHGHNKIIPMSQSPSFVVSAGRDPRGLPVFANDLKFVGKISDIWFDGPEQLVRYLEVTLDSGAKRLIPMTMAKVQKQRVVVESLSSDRFPGVPATKSATEVTLLEEDKICGWFAGGTMYSNKASKMKLMFG from the coding sequence ATGGTTGGCGTTAATTTCTTTGGCGACTTCGACTTGGCGAGCCTGGCCATCTGGGGCTTCTGGGCCTTCTTTGCCCTGCTGATCTACTACCTGCAAACCGAAAACATGCGCGAAGGCTATCCGCTGGAAACCGAGGACGGCAATCCTTCGCCCAACCAGGGCCTGTTCCCGCTGCCGGCGCAGAAGACCTTCCTGCTGCCGCATGGCCGCGGCACCGTGACCCAGCCCAATGGCGAGCGTGAAGCCCGCGAAGTGGCGCTGGCCCGCACGGCCGTCTCCGAGGGTTTCCCGCATGTGCCCACCGGCGATCCGATGGTGGACGGTGTGGGCCCGGCCTCCTGGGCCCCGCGCCGCGACGTGCCGGAGCTTGACGGTCACGGCCACAACAAGATCATCCCGATGTCGCAGTCGCCCAGCTTTGTGGTTTCGGCCGGGCGCGACCCGCGCGGCCTGCCGGTTTTCGCCAACGATCTGAAGTTCGTGGGCAAGATTTCGGATATCTGGTTCGATGGCCCCGAACAGCTGGTGCGCTATCTGGAAGTCACCCTTGACAGCGGGGCCAAGCGGCTTATCCCGATGACCATGGCGAAGGTCCAGAAACAGCGCGTCGTGGTGGAATCTCTGTCTTCCGATCGGTTCCCGGGCGTGCCCGCGACCAAATCCGCGACCGAGGTCACGCTGCTGGAAGAAGACAAGATCTGCGGCTGGTTTGCCGGCGGCACCATGTACTCCAACAAGGCTTCCAAGATGAAGCTGATGTTCGGCTGA
- the bchM gene encoding magnesium protoporphyrin IX methyltransferase has product MADYSDTIARVEDYFDRTATRTWERLTSDAPVSRIRQTVREGRDRMRDVMLSRLPADLKGARVLDAGCGAGQMTMELAARGADVTAVDISPALIDIAQSRLPAHHAPQVRFAAGDMLCDSHGAFDFVLAMDSLIYYTAPDIGRALERLGGRTAEAVVFTVAPKTPFLMAFWTMGKLFPRSDRSPIMIPHAFEPLAAATGGNLQQVERVSRGFYISECLEYRP; this is encoded by the coding sequence ATGGCCGACTATTCCGACACCATCGCCCGCGTCGAGGACTATTTCGACCGGACCGCGACCCGGACGTGGGAGCGGTTGACTTCGGATGCGCCGGTTTCGCGCATCCGGCAGACGGTGCGCGAAGGGCGTGACCGGATGCGCGACGTGATGCTGTCGCGCCTGCCCGCCGACCTCAAGGGTGCGCGGGTGCTGGATGCGGGTTGCGGCGCCGGGCAGATGACGATGGAGCTTGCGGCACGCGGCGCAGACGTGACGGCCGTTGACATCTCGCCCGCACTGATCGACATCGCGCAGTCGCGCCTGCCCGCGCATCATGCGCCACAGGTGCGGTTTGCCGCGGGCGACATGCTGTGCGACAGTCACGGGGCGTTCGACTTCGTTCTGGCGATGGACAGCCTGATCTACTACACCGCGCCCGACATCGGCCGAGCACTGGAGCGGCTGGGCGGGCGCACGGCGGAGGCGGTGGTGTTCACCGTGGCGCCCAAGACCCCGTTCCTGATGGCGTTCTGGACCATGGGCAAGCTGTTCCCCCGGTCCGACCGCTCGCCGATCATGATCCCTCATGCGTTCGAGCCGCTGGCCGCCGCGACTGGTGGCAACCTGCAACAGGTCGAGCGCGTGTCGCGGGGTTTCTACATTTCGGAATGCCTGGAGTATCGCCCATGA
- a CDS encoding PucC family protein, with translation MILGKASLKRLTMGSLPFADAASEGLPMGQLLRLSLFQVSVGMAMVLLLGTLNRVMIVELSVSATVVAAMIALPVLVAPFRALLGFRSDTHRSALGWKRVPYLWFGSLWQMGGLAIMPFALIVLGGDQVLGPTWAGEVLAALAFLMTGLGMHMTQTAGLALASDRASDETRPRVVALLYVMYLLGMAVSAVIVGWLLRDFSDIRLIRVVQGCGIVTLLLNIVALWKQEKLRPMSDAERAEPRPKFREAWADLMTGGTAGRLLAVVAIGSFGFNMQDVLLEPYGGEILGLSVSATTLLTAMTAIGALLGFGLSARWLARGLDPYRMVGRGVLIGIAAFTAVLFAAPVDSAMLFYIGAFCIGLGGGLFAVGTLTAAMTMPAQGKAGRGLALGAWGAAQATAAGLSVFVGGGLRDLVGHWAEAGGAGATFATPAIGYTVVYNFEIVLLFATLVVLGPLVKLAILSPETQSGTDRIGIADFPT, from the coding sequence ATGATCCTGGGGAAGGCATCGCTCAAACGGCTGACGATGGGGTCGCTGCCTTTCGCGGATGCGGCGTCCGAAGGGCTTCCGATGGGGCAGCTTCTGCGCCTGTCGCTGTTCCAGGTGTCGGTCGGCATGGCGATGGTGCTCCTGCTGGGCACGCTGAACCGGGTGATGATTGTCGAGCTGTCGGTTTCGGCCACGGTGGTGGCGGCCATGATCGCGCTTCCGGTGCTGGTGGCCCCATTCCGCGCGCTGCTGGGGTTCCGGTCCGACACGCACAGGTCGGCGCTGGGCTGGAAGCGGGTGCCGTACCTCTGGTTCGGCTCGCTGTGGCAGATGGGCGGGCTGGCGATCATGCCGTTCGCGCTGATCGTGCTGGGCGGCGACCAGGTGCTGGGGCCGACCTGGGCGGGCGAGGTTCTTGCGGCGCTTGCTTTCCTGATGACCGGGCTCGGGATGCACATGACGCAGACCGCCGGCCTGGCGCTGGCGTCCGACCGCGCCAGCGACGAGACGCGGCCCCGGGTCGTGGCGCTGCTTTACGTGATGTATCTGCTGGGCATGGCCGTTTCGGCTGTGATCGTCGGCTGGCTGCTGCGCGATTTCTCGGATATCCGGCTGATCCGGGTGGTGCAGGGCTGTGGCATAGTAACGCTGTTGCTGAACATCGTCGCCCTCTGGAAGCAGGAAAAACTGCGCCCGATGAGCGATGCCGAACGCGCCGAGCCCCGTCCGAAATTCCGCGAAGCGTGGGCCGACCTGATGACCGGGGGCACGGCGGGGCGGCTGCTGGCGGTGGTGGCGATCGGGTCGTTCGGGTTCAACATGCAGGATGTGCTGCTTGAACCATATGGCGGCGAGATCCTCGGCCTGTCCGTGTCGGCCACCACATTGCTGACCGCGATGACCGCGATCGGGGCCCTGCTGGGCTTCGGGCTGTCGGCCCGCTGGCTTGCAAGGGGGCTGGACCCTTACAGAATGGTCGGGCGCGGCGTTCTGATCGGCATTGCGGCCTTCACCGCGGTGCTGTTCGCGGCTCCGGTCGATTCGGCCATGCTGTTCTACATCGGCGCGTTCTGCATCGGGCTGGGTGGCGGGCTGTTCGCCGTGGGCACGCTGACGGCGGCCATGACGATGCCCGCCCAAGGCAAGGCCGGGCGCGGGCTGGCGCTGGGGGCCTGGGGAGCAGCGCAAGCCACGGCGGCCGGGCTTTCGGTCTTCGTCGGCGGCGGCCTGCGCGATCTGGTGGGCCATTGGGCGGAGGCCGGCGGGGCGGGTGCGACATTTGCAACCCCCGCCATCGGCTACACAGTCGTGTATAATTTCGAAATCGTGTTGCTCTTTGCGACACTTGTCGTCCTGGGGCCGCTTGTGAAACTGGCGATCCTGTCCCCTGAAACCCAAAGCGGCACCGACAGGATCGGAATTGCCGACTTTCCCACCTAA
- the bchL gene encoding ferredoxin:protochlorophyllide reductase (ATP-dependent) iron-sulfur ATP-binding protein, protein MSPRDEIPDLRGLDGDGSVQVHQDADVKIEGAKVFSVYGKGGIGKSTTSSNLSAAFSMLGKRVLQIGCDPKHDSTFTLTGRLVPTVIDILKEVDFHPEELRPEDFVFEGFNGVKCVEAGGPPAGTGCGGYVVGQTVKLLKQHHLLDDTDVVIFDVLGDVVCGGFAAPLQHADRALIVTANDFDSIYAMNRIIAAVQAKSANYKVRLAGCVANRSHQTDEVDRYCKVVGFNRLAHMPDLDAIRRSRLKKKTLFEMEDAEDVVQVRKEYIRLAETLWRGTDPLAPAPLPDREIFELLGFD, encoded by the coding sequence ATGAGCCCGCGAGATGAAATTCCCGACCTGCGTGGCCTTGACGGCGACGGCTCGGTTCAGGTGCATCAGGACGCCGATGTGAAGATCGAGGGCGCGAAAGTGTTCTCGGTCTATGGCAAGGGGGGGATCGGCAAGTCGACCACCTCCAGCAACCTGTCGGCGGCTTTTTCCATGCTGGGCAAGCGGGTGCTGCAGATCGGCTGCGACCCCAAGCATGACAGCACCTTCACGCTGACCGGGCGTCTGGTGCCGACGGTGATCGACATCCTGAAGGAAGTCGATTTCCACCCCGAGGAACTGCGCCCCGAAGACTTCGTGTTCGAAGGCTTCAACGGCGTGAAATGCGTCGAGGCGGGCGGCCCGCCGGCCGGCACCGGCTGCGGCGGCTATGTTGTGGGGCAGACGGTGAAGCTGCTGAAGCAGCATCACCTGCTCGATGACACCGACGTTGTGATCTTCGACGTGCTGGGCGACGTGGTCTGCGGCGGCTTTGCGGCCCCCCTGCAACATGCCGACCGGGCGCTGATCGTCACCGCCAACGATTTCGACAGCATCTACGCGATGAACCGCATCATCGCCGCCGTTCAGGCGAAATCGGCCAACTACAAGGTCCGGCTGGCTGGCTGCGTCGCGAACCGCAGTCACCAGACCGACGAGGTTGACCGGTACTGCAAGGTCGTCGGCTTCAACCGGCTGGCACACATGCCCGATCTCGATGCCATCCGCCGCTCGCGCCTGAAAAAGAAGACGCTGTTCGAGATGGAAGACGCCGAGGACGTGGTGCAGGTCCGCAAGGAATACATCCGTCTGGCCGAAACCCTGTGGCGCGGAACCGACCCGCTGGCCCCGGCCCCGCTGCCGGACCGCGAGATATTCGAACTGCTGGGGTTCGACTGA
- the bchB gene encoding ferredoxin:protochlorophyllide reductase (ATP-dependent) subunit B has translation MKLTLWTYEGPPHIGAMRVATGMKGLHYVIHAPQGDTYADLLFTMIERRNARPPVSYTTFQARDLGSDTATLFKTAVQEAYDRFKPEAIIVGASCTAELIQDDPGGLAASMGLPCPVIPLELPSYQRKENFGADETFLQIARALAKPMPRSEQVSCNILGPTALGFRHRDDVTEIVTLLTGMGIAVNVTAPMGSSPTDIKRLGAAHFNVLLYPETAESAARWCEKALGQPFTKTVPIGVAATREFLAEVSALSGLPATVDETRLRQPWWSASVDSTYLTGKRVFLFGDATHVMAAARIARDEIGFEVVGMGCYNREFARPLRAFAKGYGVEALISEDYLEVEAAIEALAPELILGTQMERHIAKRLGIPCAVISAPVHVQDFPARYSPQMGFEGANVIFDTWVHPLVMGLEEHLLTMFREDFEFHDAAGASHHGGKHHPAPAVTAAPAAAEEEGSMPSEAAAPAPPAAAEPAPAAGTASVDPTNIIWLTDAEKELKKIPFFVRGKARRNTERFAAEKGLDRISVETLYEAKAHYAR, from the coding sequence ATGAAGCTTACCCTGTGGACCTACGAAGGTCCGCCTCATATCGGCGCGATGCGCGTGGCAACGGGCATGAAGGGCCTGCACTACGTCATCCATGCGCCGCAGGGTGATACGTATGCCGATCTTCTTTTTACAATGATCGAACGGCGCAATGCGCGCCCGCCGGTCAGCTACACCACCTTTCAGGCCCGAGATCTGGGGTCCGACACTGCGACGCTGTTCAAGACCGCCGTGCAGGAGGCTTACGACCGCTTCAAGCCCGAAGCGATCATCGTCGGCGCGTCCTGCACCGCCGAACTGATCCAGGACGATCCGGGCGGCCTTGCGGCCTCCATGGGCCTGCCCTGCCCGGTCATCCCGCTGGAGCTGCCCAGCTATCAGCGCAAGGAAAACTTCGGCGCCGACGAGACGTTTCTTCAGATTGCGCGCGCGCTGGCCAAGCCGATGCCGCGCAGCGAACAGGTCAGCTGCAACATCCTCGGCCCCACCGCGCTCGGCTTCCGCCACCGCGACGACGTGACCGAGATTGTCACGCTGCTGACCGGCATGGGCATTGCCGTCAACGTCACGGCGCCGATGGGGTCAAGCCCCACAGACATCAAGCGGCTGGGGGCGGCGCATTTCAACGTCCTGCTCTACCCCGAAACCGCCGAATCGGCGGCGCGCTGGTGCGAAAAGGCGCTGGGGCAGCCCTTCACGAAAACCGTGCCGATCGGCGTGGCGGCGACCCGCGAATTCCTGGCGGAAGTGTCGGCCCTGTCGGGGCTACCGGCCACCGTCGACGAAACCCGGCTGCGCCAGCCGTGGTGGTCGGCCTCGGTCGACAGCACATACCTGACCGGCAAACGGGTGTTCCTGTTCGGTGACGCCACGCATGTCATGGCCGCCGCCCGCATCGCCCGCGACGAGATCGGGTTCGAGGTGGTCGGCATGGGCTGCTACAACCGCGAATTCGCCCGCCCGCTGCGCGCCTTTGCCAAGGGCTACGGGGTCGAGGCGCTGATTTCCGAGGACTACCTCGAGGTCGAGGCCGCCATCGAGGCGCTGGCCCCCGAACTGATTCTCGGCACGCAGATGGAGCGCCACATCGCCAAGCGCCTCGGCATTCCCTGCGCCGTGATCTCGGCCCCGGTACACGTGCAGGACTTCCCGGCGCGCTACAGCCCGCAGATGGGCTTCGAAGGCGCGAACGTGATCTTCGACACCTGGGTGCATCCGCTGGTCATGGGGCTCGAGGAACACTTGCTGACCATGTTCCGCGAGGATTTCGAGTTTCACGACGCCGCCGGCGCGTCGCATCATGGCGGCAAGCACCATCCGGCCCCGGCCGTGACCGCCGCGCCTGCGGCGGCGGAGGAGGAGGGCTCGATGCCCTCCGAGGCCGCCGCCCCCGCGCCCCCGGCCGCCGCCGAACCCGCCCCCGCGGCGGGAACCGCCAGCGTCGATCCGACCAACATCATCTGGTTGACCGACGCCGAAAAAGAACTGAAGAAGATACCCTTCTTCGTGCGCGGCAAGGCCCGGCGCAACACCGAAAGATTTGCTGCTGAAAAGGGTCTTGACCGGATCAGCGTCGAAACCCTCTACGAGGCGAAGGCACATTATGCGCGCTGA
- the bchF gene encoding 2-vinyl bacteriochlorophyllide hydratase: MTHSSASPSPRRRLYTEAERSRRDASRWTMVQAILAPAQFLVFAISLALVVRFLWTGEGYVAATVSILIKTGFLYTIMVTGAIWEKEVFGQYLFAPAFFWEDVFSFVVITLHTVYIWGLLAGTMSANELMWLALSAYAAYAINAFQFLWKLRLARLDAEAQP, translated from the coding sequence ATGACGCATTCCAGCGCCTCCCCTTCGCCACGTCGGCGTCTGTACACCGAGGCCGAAAGGTCTCGACGGGATGCGTCACGCTGGACAATGGTGCAGGCGATCCTTGCCCCCGCGCAGTTCCTTGTGTTCGCCATTTCGCTCGCGCTCGTCGTGCGCTTCCTGTGGACGGGCGAAGGCTACGTGGCCGCGACCGTGTCGATCCTGATCAAGACCGGCTTCCTCTACACCATCATGGTCACCGGCGCGATCTGGGAGAAAGAGGTGTTCGGCCAGTATCTGTTCGCACCTGCCTTCTTCTGGGAAGACGTGTTCAGCTTTGTCGTAATCACCCTGCACACCGTTTACATCTGGGGTCTGCTCGCCGGGACGATGTCGGCCAACGAATTGATGTGGCTGGCACTTTCTGCCTATGCCGCCTATGCGATCAACGCCTTCCAGTTTCTGTGGAAACTGCGTCTGGCCCGTCTGGATGCGGAGGCTCAGCCATGA
- a CDS encoding ferredoxin:protochlorophyllide reductase (ATP-dependent) subunit N: protein MNATLSPSGCRDTPVLKERGQREVFCGLTGIIWLHRKMQDAFFLVVGSRTCAHLLQSAAGVMIFAEPRFGTAILEEKDLAGLADANAELDREVARLLARRPDIRRLFLVGSCPSEVIKLDLTRAAERINAAHGDRVQCVNFSGSGIETTFTQGEDACLAALVPTLPETDQRSLLMVGALPDVVEDQALALLGALGITPVHCLPARLAGDMPGVGANTVFALTQPFLGDTHAALIRRGARHLAAPFPFGDQGTTAWLQAIATEFGVPQDVFDAVTAAPRARARKAIAAAATTLSGKSVFFFPDSQLEPPLARFLTRECGMTAIEIGTPFLHRDIVGPDLDLIEPGPLMSEGQDVDRQIDRARAARPDLTVCGLGLANPLEAEGLTTKWAIELVFTPVHFYEQAGDLASLFARPLRRAALLRPANVEAAE from the coding sequence ATGAACGCCACACTTTCCCCGAGCGGTTGCCGCGACACCCCGGTGCTGAAGGAGCGTGGCCAGCGCGAGGTTTTCTGCGGCCTGACCGGCATCATCTGGCTGCACCGCAAGATGCAGGACGCCTTCTTTCTGGTGGTCGGATCGCGCACCTGCGCGCATCTTCTGCAATCTGCCGCCGGGGTGATGATCTTTGCCGAACCGCGGTTCGGCACCGCAATTCTGGAAGAAAAGGATCTTGCGGGCCTCGCAGATGCCAATGCCGAACTGGACCGCGAGGTGGCGCGCCTGCTTGCCCGCAGGCCGGACATCCGGCGGCTGTTTCTGGTTGGTTCCTGCCCGTCGGAGGTCATAAAACTCGACCTGACCCGCGCGGCAGAGCGAATCAATGCCGCCCACGGCGACCGTGTGCAGTGCGTCAACTTCTCGGGGTCGGGGATCGAGACCACCTTTACTCAAGGAGAAGACGCCTGTCTGGCCGCCCTGGTTCCCACCTTGCCTGAGACCGATCAGCGCAGCCTGCTGATGGTCGGCGCCCTGCCCGACGTGGTCGAGGATCAGGCGCTCGCCCTGCTTGGGGCGTTGGGAATCACCCCGGTCCATTGCCTGCCCGCCCGGCTGGCGGGCGACATGCCAGGGGTTGGGGCAAATACGGTTTTCGCGCTGACCCAGCCTTTCCTCGGCGACACCCATGCCGCGCTGATCCGGCGCGGCGCCCGCCATCTGGCAGCGCCCTTTCCCTTCGGCGATCAGGGCACGACCGCCTGGCTGCAGGCGATTGCCACCGAATTCGGCGTGCCGCAGGACGTGTTCGACGCCGTGACGGCGGCCCCGCGCGCCCGGGCCCGCAAGGCCATCGCCGCGGCGGCAACCACCTTGTCGGGCAAGTCGGTCTTCTTCTTCCCCGACAGCCAGCTTGAACCGCCGCTGGCGCGTTTCCTGACCCGGGAATGCGGCATGACCGCGATCGAGATCGGCACCCCCTTCCTGCACCGCGACATCGTCGGACCTGATCTGGACCTGATCGAACCCGGCCCGCTGATGTCCGAGGGCCAGGACGTGGATCGCCAGATCGACCGTGCCCGCGCCGCCCGCCCCGACCTGACGGTCTGCGGCCTCGGGCTTGCGAATCCGCTGGAAGCCGAAGGGCTTACCACCAAATGGGCGATCGAGCTGGTGTTCACGCCCGTGCATTTCTACGAACAGGCAGGCGATCTAGCCTCGCTGTTCGCCCGTCCGCTGCGCCGTGCCGCTCTTCTCCGTCCTGCCAATGTGGAGGCCGCCGAATGA
- a CDS encoding magnesium chelatase subunit H: MRAERDVTSGYSVVIVTLDAHSAGPAARITPRLARDFPGLSVTVHAAAEWAENPEALARARLAVDNADIVVANLIFIEEHITAILPNLKAARARADAFVGVIADAQIVNLTKMGDLDMSKPASGAVALLKKLRGSSKGPSSGSGEKQMSLLRRLPKILRFIPGKAQDLRAWFLSMQYWLGGSDDNIEQMIRFLISRYSTRKDWAGTQAKAPIDYPEVGLYHPRLANRITTRAADLPRPEGARGTVGLLLLRSYILASDCAHYDAVIEALEAKGLAVVPAFAGGLDGRPAMDAYFRTASGSAVDTLISLTGFSLVGGPAYNDSPAAVEALSSLDVPYVTAHPLEFQTLGQWSSSAGGLGPVETTMLIALPEIDGATNPTVFAGRHGLAGCDGCTHGCRPGAEAKAMSACRERVNSLADKVVRLAALRRSKVSERRVGIVLFGFPPNAGSVGTAAYLSVFESLFNTLHAMAAEGYTLTPPATVEELRAAVLTGTYGQRAAVAANVPADTIVANTPWLAEVEAAWGPAPGRHQTDGRGVFVLGKHFGNVFVGVQPVFGYEGDPMRLLFERGFAPTHAFSTFYTWLRNDFRADVLLHFGMHGALEFMPGKQAGVSGKCWPDRLIGSLPNVYLYAANNPSEATLAKRRSNAVTITHLTPPLASAGLYKGLLELKDSLTRWRAIAADAPERGELEALIAEQAATVDMGGNAPETLWLKLLEAEGSLIPDGLHVVGRPMSAAARAEMIDLMGISGEEARRADAMMSQDHELPALMRALGGHFISPVPGGDLIRAPEIMPTGRNIHAFDPFRMPTEFALRDGAAQAARLLAAHPTLPRSVALVLWGSDNIKSDGGPIAQALALMGAKPRFDGYGRLCGADLIPLAELGRPRIDVVMTLSGIFRDLLPLQTRMLAEAAWKAATADEAPEQNFIRAHALAYADQMGVDMEVASLRVFSNAEGAYGSNVNQLVDSSAFGQEDELADAYEARKSFAYGRNGKPVQNAALLQKTLKNVDLAYQNLESVELGVTSVDHYFDTLGGIARAVKRARGGTDTPVYIGDQTRGAGKVRTLRDQIALESRTRALNPKYYEGLLNHGSEGVRQIEAQVTNTLGWSATTQAVDPWVYQRLSETFVLDEAMRKRLADLNPEASARMAGRLLEASERNYWQPDAATLAALQGAADELEDRLEGIAAE; encoded by the coding sequence ATGCGCGCTGAACGAGACGTCACTTCCGGCTACAGCGTGGTGATCGTCACGCTCGACGCGCACTCCGCCGGCCCTGCTGCCCGCATCACGCCCCGTCTGGCGCGCGACTTCCCCGGCCTTTCGGTCACCGTCCACGCCGCCGCCGAATGGGCCGAAAACCCCGAAGCCCTGGCGCGCGCGCGCCTTGCCGTCGACAATGCCGACATCGTCGTTGCCAACCTGATCTTCATCGAAGAACACATCACCGCCATCCTGCCCAACCTCAAGGCCGCACGGGCGCGCGCCGATGCCTTCGTCGGCGTGATCGCCGATGCCCAGATCGTCAACCTGACGAAGATGGGCGACCTCGACATGTCCAAGCCCGCGTCCGGCGCGGTGGCGTTGCTCAAGAAGCTGCGCGGCTCGTCCAAGGGCCCCTCGTCCGGGTCCGGCGAAAAGCAGATGTCGCTCTTGCGGCGCCTGCCCAAGATCCTGCGGTTCATCCCCGGCAAGGCGCAGGATCTGCGGGCCTGGTTCCTGTCGATGCAATATTGGCTGGGCGGGTCCGACGACAACATCGAGCAGATGATCCGCTTCCTGATCTCGCGCTACTCCACCCGCAAGGACTGGGCCGGCACCCAGGCCAAGGCACCGATCGACTATCCCGAGGTCGGGCTTTATCACCCCCGTCTCGCCAACCGCATCACGACGCGCGCCGCCGATCTGCCCCGCCCCGAAGGGGCCCGCGGCACGGTGGGTCTGTTGTTGCTGCGGTCCTACATCCTCGCGTCCGACTGCGCGCATTACGACGCGGTGATCGAGGCGCTGGAGGCCAAGGGGCTCGCCGTTGTGCCGGCCTTTGCCGGCGGGCTCGACGGCCGACCGGCGATGGATGCCTATTTCCGCACCGCCAGCGGCAGCGCCGTGGATACGCTGATCTCGCTGACCGGCTTCAGCCTGGTCGGCGGCCCGGCCTACAACGACAGCCCGGCAGCGGTCGAGGCACTGTCGTCGCTCGATGTGCCCTATGTCACGGCACATCCGCTGGAATTCCAGACGCTGGGCCAATGGTCCAGTTCGGCGGGTGGGCTTGGGCCGGTCGAAACGACAATGCTGATCGCGCTGCCCGAAATTGACGGCGCCACCAACCCCACGGTGTTTGCCGGCCGCCACGGCCTGGCCGGTTGCGACGGTTGCACCCATGGCTGCCGCCCAGGTGCCGAGGCCAAGGCGATGTCGGCCTGTCGCGAGCGAGTCAACTCGCTGGCCGACAAGGTGGTCCGGCTGGCCGCCCTGCGCCGCAGCAAGGTGTCGGAACGGCGCGTCGGCATCGTGCTGTTCGGTTTCCCGCCAAATGCGGGTTCGGTCGGCACGGCCGCCTATCTTTCGGTTTTCGAAAGCCTGTTCAACACGCTGCACGCCATGGCGGCCGAGGGCTACACGCTGACCCCGCCTGCAACGGTCGAGGAATTGCGCGCCGCCGTGCTGACCGGAACCTACGGCCAGCGCGCGGCTGTCGCAGCCAATGTCCCTGCCGACACGATCGTGGCCAACACGCCCTGGCTGGCCGAGGTCGAGGCGGCCTGGGGCCCCGCCCCCGGTCGGCACCAGACCGACGGGCGCGGCGTCTTCGTGCTGGGCAAGCATTTCGGCAACGTCTTTGTCGGCGTCCAGCCGGTGTTCGGCTATGAAGGCGACCCGATGCGCCTACTGTTCGAACGCGGCTTTGCCCCGACTCATGCGTTCTCGACTTTCTACACCTGGCTGCGCAACGACTTCCGCGCCGATGTGCTGCTGCATTTCGGGATGCACGGCGCGCTGGAATTCATGCCGGGCAAACAGGCGGGGGTTTCGGGCAAATGCTGGCCGGACCGGCTGATCGGGTCTTTGCCCAACGTCTACCTCTATGCCGCCAACAACCCGTCCGAGGCGACGCTGGCCAAGCGCCGCTCGAATGCGGTGACGATCACCCACCTGACGCCGCCGCTGGCATCGGCCGGGCTTTACAAGGGTCTGCTGGAACTGAAGGACAGCCTGACCCGCTGGCGCGCGATTGCCGCAGACGCCCCCGAGCGCGGCGAGCTGGAAGCGTTGATCGCGGAACAGGCAGCCACGGTCGACATGGGCGGCAACGCCCCCGAAACCCTCTGGCTCAAGCTGCTGGAAGCCGAGGGTTCGCTGATTCCCGACGGGCTGCATGTCGTCGGCCGCCCGATGTCCGCCGCCGCCCGGGCCGAGATGATCGACCTGATGGGCATCAGCGGCGAAGAGGCCCGCCGCGCCGATGCGATGATGTCGCAGGACCACGAGTTGCCCGCGCTGATGCGGGCGCTGGGCGGGCATTTCATCTCGCCGGTGCCCGGTGGCGACCTGATCCGCGCGCCGGAAATCATGCCGACCGGCCGCAACATTCATGCCTTCGATCCGTTCCGGATGCCGACCGAATTCGCCCTGCGCGACGGGGCGGCGCAGGCGGCGCGGCTGCTGGCGGCGCATCCGACGCTGCCGCGCTCGGTGGCGCTGGTGCTGTGGGGGTCCGACAACATCAAGTCTGACGGCGGCCCGATCGCCCAGGCGCTGGCCCTGATGGGGGCGAAACCACGGTTCGACGGCTACGGCCGCCTGTGCGGCGCCGACCTCATTCCGCTGGCCGAGCTTGGCCGCCCGCGCATCGACGTGGTGATGACGCTGTCGGGCATCTTCCGCGACCTGCTGCCGCTGCAGACCCGGATGCTGGCCGAAGCCGCCTGGAAAGCCGCAACCGCCGACGAGGCGCCCGAGCAGAACTTCATCCGCGCCCATGCCCTTGCCTATGCCGACCAGATGGGCGTGGACATGGAGGTGGCGTCGCTGCGCGTGTTCTCGAACGCCGAAGGCGCCTACGGGTCCAACGTCAACCAGCTGGTCGACAGCTCGGCCTTCGGGCAAGAGGATGAACTGGCCGACGCCTACGAGGCCCGCAAGTCGTTTGCCTACGGGCGCAACGGCAAGCCGGTGCAGAACGCGGCACTGCTGCAGAAAACGCTGAAGAACGTCGATCTGGCCTATCAGAACCTCGAATCGGTGGAACTGGGCGTGACCTCGGTCGACCACTACTTCGACACGCTGGGCGGGATTGCACGGGCGGTGAAGCGGGCGCGCGGCGGCACCGATACGCCGGTCTACATCGGCGACCAGACGCGCGGCGCGGGCAAGGTCCGCACGCTGCGCGACCAGATCGCGCTCGAATCGCGCACCCGCGCGCTGAACCCGAAATACTACGAGGGGCTGCTGAACCACGGCTCGGAAGGCGTACGCCAGATCGAGGCCCAGGTGACCAACACGCTCGGCTGGTCTGCCACGACGCAGGCGGTCGATCCGTGGGTCTACCAGCGCCTGTCCGAAACCTTCGTGCTGGACGAGGCGATGCGCAAGCGTCTGGCCGACCTCAACCCCGAAGCCAGCGCCAGGATGGCGGGCCGCCTGCTGGAAGCCAGCGAACGCAACTACTGGCAGCCCGACGCCGCAACGCTGGCCGCCCTGCAAGGGGCCGCCGACGAACTGGAAGACCGACTGGAAGGGATCGCGGCCGAATGA